The Streptomyces sp. R28 region CAGGGTCGTACACCACGCAGTAGACGGGGATGTTCCCGTTCGCCCAGGTGTCGCCGTGCTGGTCGACACGCACCGCGTAGCCGTTGCCTCGGCGCCGGCTGCTCCCACCCTTGACCTGAACCTTGATCGTGTCGCTCGTGAGATGCCCGTTGTGGGTGAAGGTGACGTAGAGGTCCTCGCCGAAATCGTTCTGCCCGGAAATTTCCTGAACGATGTGGTCGTGCTCTTCGAACAGGGAGCGCAGCGCGTTCACGGCGGCCTGCCCCACGCGCCGCCCTTTCGAGATCTTCGGCATATCGTCCTCCCCCGGAGCTCCCTCGCCGGACCCCGGCAGATCCGGGACGGCACCGTCCTTCGACATCCTGCCGCACGCCTCTGACACCCGGCCTGGGGAACGGCCGGGGGGTTCACATGCCCAGCCTGGGAAGCCTCTCGCCGGGACACGGCCTTCCGGTGAACCGTCTGACACGCAATGATCACCAGGGACAGCAAAAAGGCCCGGGTCTCCGACCTGGGCCTTCTCCATGGAGCGGGTGACGAGAATCGAACTCGCGCTCTCAGCTTGGGAAGCGACGGCGCTTGGAAGGTCATGTAATCGTTGACCTGCGCTTATGTGGCGTAGCGGCCGCCTCGCGAGAACTGGTTCGCACCGCTGTTGACCGTGGTTGTCCGCTCTTATGGGCACGCTGTGGGCACGGCTTTGAAGCGCGGCAGGCCGAGTGCAAAAGTGAACGGGCTCCGTTCTCGGCTCGATGGGCTCGCATGTCCAGCCCGGGGAGCGCTTCGCGAGTGCGGAGCCATCCGGCGAAGCGTCCCGCCAGCACCTGGCTCACTTGCCGGCTTCAGGGCCGTACCACTGGAGTGCCTGGCCGGTGACGGCGGCGATGCACTCGAAGTCCCGGTCACGGTGCAGCAGCGTCAGTCCCTGCAACTCGGCTGTGGCGGCCACCACCAAATCGACCGCCCCGGCGCTGCGGTGTTGTCCGCGCTGGGTGAGAAGCTCCTGGACTCGGCAGGCGCGGTCGTAGGCACGGTCGTCGACCGGCACCCAGCCGAAGAGCAGGCGCATGTCCTCGGTACCTTGTGCGCGGTCGGCGGGGGAACGCGCGCTGTAGAAGAACTCCAGCTCGGTGATGGGACAGGTGGCGATGAGCCCGGCGGCTGCCGCCTGGTCCCATCCGAACTGCTCGGCGTCGCCGCGAAGCAGTCGGGCGAGCGCACTGGTGTCGATCAGGTATTGCGCGGCGTTCACCGGCGGTAGTTCCCCTTGTCCTCGAAGAGATCGAGGTCGAAGGCGCCCTCTTCCGCCGACGCCCGCAGGCGGGTGAGTGCCAGGGCCCGTCGCCGGTTCTCCAGCACCTCGCGCAGCGCGGTGTTCACCGTCTCCTTCTTGGTGCTGGTACCGAGGGCCTTGGCCACGTCGGCGACCAGCTGATCATCCAGGTCGATCACTGTTCGGCTCATGAGTGCACCTCCATCGATATCAATGACGCCATCGATTATATATCGACTGGGCGGCAAGGGGTGGGTCGGGTAATCGACGCCTGACGGTCGGCAATCCGTTTCAGCAACAGGATCAGCAGATCAGCCGCGATCGTCGCCTCGGCTGCTGTGTGCGGCACGCACTACGGGCAGGCTGACGGTGATCGCCTGCGCGAAGTCGGCGAGGCGGGTGGTCAAGCTGCTCAGCTGTTCCGAGAGGCGGTCGTACTCGGCCATTTCGGCGGGGGTCCAAGGGCCGTGGACGTCCTCCATCTCGGATATGCGCTGTCCCGCTGAAGCCGCTCGGATCACTGCCCCGGCAGTGGTTCGCAGGCGCTCCGCGGCATGGTTCGGCGTATGGGCGAGGAGGAGGTCGAACTCATGTGGTTCGGGGAGAGCTGGGATGCGGTGCTCGATCCAGAAATTGCCCCAGAGACGTCGTCGTCTGGCCTCCGGCTCGTCGTCGGGGAGGACCGAGGTCTCGACCGTCGCGTCAGGTACGCCCAGAAACGCGCTCAGCTCCGTGAGCTGACGTTGCGCTCGTCCACTGCGGGCAAGAGAGCCAGTTCTTCCTTGGTCATCAGAGTGCCCGGCGCGGCCCCTCCCACGCGTGCGCGCGTGATGGGCGTGCCGAGGACCGAGGATTTCCATGCCGCCATCGCCACATCGGTCCACCAGCTGACGAACTCGCGTGCGGCATCCCGGTACTTCTTCGCTGAGTCGGTGGCGAGCTGGAGACGCATCGACAGCAGTACACACTCCGGGCGATAAGGCAGGCCCGGTTGCCCTGCGCGGTCCCGGATCTCGGCTTCGCTGAGGTCGTCGCATTCCTCCATGCGCTCTTGCGCAGCTTCGCATTCCCGGAGGAGGTCGGTCGCGGCGCGGGCCATGGCGGACAGCGTCTCGTCGATCTCGTCCGCTGTCATCCCGTCCGCGGCCTCGTATACCGCGGACCCTGCTCCTGACGATGATGGTTGGCCGTCCAAACCGAAACTCCCAAGGCGAGGAAAACCGGCTACGCAGTGCCGTTGCGCTGGGACCGTAGCTGCTCGGGTGAGGGTAGACGCCGCAAACAGCGGAAGACGCGACATGCCGGAAGTCGGCCTGGTAGGGACGGAGCGCACTCCAGCGGATCGCCGCGTGGGAGGAGCGGAGCGTGGGCCATCCCGGTCCGGCAGCGGGGGTGAGGATCCCATCGGAACCTGTACAGCAGTGCGCGGTGTTTCCCGACCGTCCTGCAGTGGAACGGAGTGCCGACGCCGCTGCCGCGGTAGAGCTGCCGGCCAGGTTGCCGCTCTCCCGGCAGGTCGATCACGGTCCGGCTCATCGGCTGCACCCTGTAGACCCGGCAGGCCCACGGAGTATCGGTGCGCATGACAAACAAGCCGGCGATCCCGGGAAATCCCTTTAGAGTGAGCTGATCGTCACCTGCGACAGACGTGCCGGGGGCGGTCTCAGGGGATAGGGCCAGGGGGGCAGTTGATGTCTGTTTTTCGCAAGAGACCGGTTCGAAGACGCGCGGCGGCGGGGCTGTGCGGAGCGGCGCTGGCCACCTCGACACTGCTTGCGCCCGTGGCGACGGCGTCGGGCGGCGGACCGGCCACGGTAGGGGCGGTTTCGTCGGTGAAGGACGCGGCGCTCGGCGTCGGGCGCGGCTTCGAGATGGGGGACAAGGGGCGCGTCGAGCTCATCGACGGACGGGACGTCCGGATGGTGGCGGACGCGCAAGGCGCCGCGCAGGCACCCCGCTACTCCGTCGCGTCGGTCCAAGGCACGGTGTCCGTGCGGCCGACCGGGAAGTCCGCGGCTGATCGCATGACCGCGAAGCTTCCCCTGACCGCGCGAACCAAAGCCAGGCGGAGCGTTCCCACGGCGGCGAACGCCGCCGCGTCGACGTACTCGGTCAAGCTGAGCATCACGAACGCCGACGTCCGGTCCAAGTTGTTCTATGTCTGGGACCGCCGGACCTGGACGTCGTACGCCGTCAACAGCGACACCGCCGGTGGCTCGTCGACAGTGAAGCTGCCCCCGGGCGACTACTTCTCGGTCGCGCTGCACAACGACTGGCAAGAGCCGAGCTACCTGCTCACCAGTACTTTCTCGGTCGGTTCGGTCGCCAGGACCGTCACCTTCGACGAGCGCGCGGCCAAGGAGACGGCGGTCCGCACCGACGACACCACCGCCACCCGGCACGCGTCCGCCGTGTGGATCAGCGTCCCGGGCGGCGACCTGGCGGGCTTCGCCGGCTCGGGAGCCGACAAGGTGTACGTCACCCCGTTCTCGGTCAGCGGCGTCTCGCTGCGCCTGCACGAGGTGCTCGGCAAGAAGGGCGCCTCGGCGAGCGTGCCGAGCCCCTACCGCTACGACCTCACGCACAGCTTCACCACCACCGTGCCCGCCTCGCCCGTCAAGACGGTCCGTACGTCGGCCCTGGCGAAGAGCGTCACGAAGGTTGGCGCCCCGGGCACGCGAACGACGGCCGCCCTGCAGAGCGTCCCGTCCTTCGGAGAGGAGACGGGCGTCTACATCGGCGCCGCGGTGCCGGTCGGTGGTTCCGTCACCGAGTACGCCACCCCGAGCATCACCTACAGCCGACTGATGGCCTACGGCACCGGCGAGCTGAGCCTGAACCTCCCGGACCGCACGTCGGCCGCCGGGACCGGCGCGGGCGAGACCCTCGGCGCGGCCCCGTTGCAGCCAGTGCGCCGGGAAGAGGGCGGTTCGAAGCGGAACTTCGGGAAGATGTCGCTGTACGAGCCGAGCACCTTCGGCGACACGACCGGCCACTCGGGAATCGACAGCCGCGCCACGTACTCGTACAAGCTCACCTCCTCCGACGGCGTCACCTACGCCCAGGCCGATGGCCTGGACGCATACGGCAGGGTGACGTCGTCCAGCCTGCCGTCGTTCCAGAGGACGTACACCCTCGACCAGACCGTCCACCGCCGTGTGCCGTACTCCCGGCTGTCCACGGACGTACGCAACGAGTGGACGTTCCGCTCGGAATACGAGGAGGGCCGGGAACTCCCGCTGATCGACGCCCGGTTGAGCATTCCGGGACTCGACGGCTTCGGCCGCGCGGCCGCCGGCACGGTCCGGGTCCAGGCGAGCGCGACCACCCGCACCACGGATGCGGCGGAGGCGAACACCAGGATCACCGGGCTCGCCTACTCCACGGACGACGGCACGACCTGGACGGACCTGGCCGTCGCGGCGGACGGCTCGGCGACTCTCGACGTCCCCGCCACCGCCTCCTTCGTCTCGCTGCGCGTCACCGCCGCCGACGAACAGGGCGGCAGCCTCCGCCGCACCATCGCGCGGGCGTTCGCAGGCCCGGCGCCGCACGGCGACGAGACAGTGGGGGCGACCCGCATCTCGAACGTCACGGTCAACGCGGGCAAGCCGGTGGAACTGACCGACGAGCCGCTGCAGGACTTCAAGGCGAAGTTCACCGCCACCGCCCCGTCCGGGATCGCGAGCGGCGACATGTACCTCTACAAGGGTTCGTACGACACCCCTGACGCCGTCCTCTACGGCACCTGGCCGGCCGCCTGCACCAAGGTCAACGCGACCACGTCCACCTGCGAGGCGCACTTCGCCTACATCCACCCGCGCTGGACCCTCGGCCGCAACTCCCTCGCCGGCACCTGGAAGTTGGCAGCCTGGGCCGAGGCAGCGGACGGTACGGGCCACGTCGACCTGCACGCCGCCAAGTCGGCGCCCCTACTGCGTGACGCGACGCTGACGGCCAACGCGGCTCCCGAGCCGGTGACCAAGGGCAAGACCCTCACCATCACCGGCAAGCTCTCCCGCGCGGACTGGGAGACGCTGGGAGGCCACCACGGCTACGCCGGCCAGAAGGCGAAGCTCCAGTTCCGCAAGAAGGGGACGTCCACGTACACGACCGTGAAGACGATCACCACCGACAGCTCCGGGAACCTGAAGACCACAGCGAGGGCGACGACGGACGGCTACTGGCGTTACACCTTTGCCGGCACGTCCACCACCGCACCCGCCACCGCCACGGGCGACTACGTCGACGTCCGCTGACCTCGCTGACCCCGCCGGGTCCCGGTCCATGGAGCCGGGCCCCGGCGGCAGCGTCACTCAATCCGCGCACATCGGCGACACCATCTTGGCGGCGCACTCGTCCTTCTCCTCGACCTGCGCCACCACGAGCACGGGAGTGCTGGTCCGCGCCGGACAGTCCGAGAAAGCCGCGCTGATCTACCGGAACTCCGAGGACGACCGACGGCAGGGAGTTGCTGCCGAGCCAGACGATCCGCCGGACCGGAGCGGGTGACGAGAATCGAACTCGCACTCTCAGCTTGGGAAGCGACGGCGCTTGGGTGGGCCTCATGGTTCTGACCAGCGCAGATGCCTATTCTCTGGATTGATCTTGCCGGTCCGATTGCACCGCTGTTGACCGTGGTTTTCCGTCCTTACGGGCACGCGGAGGGCACGGGCCTCCGAACGGGGCGCTGTCGGCACCGCTGACTGTGCAACGACTCAGGAATCCCTTTGTGCGGAGATCAGCCGTTGAAGCCGCGTTGCGGCCGAGTACGAGTGGTCCCGGTACAGGGACATCGCAGAGGCGCTGTCAGAGAACGAAGTACGTCCAGGTCTCACGGCGCCCGAAGCGCCCGCGCCAGGTCACGTTGACCGCGTAGTCCGGTGCAGAGCCGTAGGTCGGGGTGACGAGTAACGGCACTACTTCTCCGTATGCGACAGAGGCCGCCCTGGCTTCCTCGTCGACGTCTGCCATGTCGGCCGCCGAGCCCACCCGGACATGAACACCGCGAGCGGTGGCCCCACCCGAGTTACGGATCCTTGAACGTCCGTGCTTCTCAGGAATCGGGGCAGAGCGTCTTGCGCAGTCCGGAGTTGATATGACTTCCGTCGTCATCGGTCAGCGTGACGCCGGCGTAGGAGAACCGCTGTGCGGCACTGTGGTCTGGGTTCGTCGCGCCGTCATCGAGGGCTGCGCACTGGTTGCGGGCCGCGTCGAGGGCCTTGTCCTCGTCATGGGTGAGGTTGCCGTTGACGTCATGGATGGCGGCAAGGACGGCGGCTCGCTCGGTGCCGGTGGGCTCGGGTGGCATGCCGACGTCCTTTTTGGGGCCGCTGTCGTCCGCGGCGCTCGACGCCTCGGGTGCGCTGCTCTTGGTGGTGCCGGCCTTGTTGTCGCTGCCGTTGTCGCTGCTGCAGCCGACGGTGACGGCGAGTATGGCGGCGACGGCCGCGGTGGTGGTGCGGATGCGCATGATCCCCCCTGGCGTGATACGAGTTGGGACATGGTGCGGCAGGTGGGGCGCTGGGGCTGCAGCGGTGACGGAGTTGTGATCTGATGCGGACGCGTTTGAAGCGATCCGCTCCCCAAGGCGGTCGCTGCCTCCTGGACGGATCGCCGTGCTGGTGCTCGCGATGCTGCGGCGCGATCAACGCCTGCTCGACCTGGTCGGCGGCAACGGCGTGCCCGAGTCCGCCCTGCGGCGCTGGCGCGACGAGATGGTCGACCTGCTCGCCGACCTCGGCTTACTCGGCATGAACAAGCCCGACGACTCCGATGACCTGGTCATTGGCACTGGCTACAAGGCCACCCGCGCCCACAAGCTCACCCCCGGCCGGATGCAGGCCAACCGCATCCTCGCCGCCTCACGCGCCCCGTCGAACACGGATTCGCAAACCTGAAGGTGTGACGCGTCCTGACTGAACTCCGCACCGCCCCCGGCCACGCCACTGCTCTCCTGTGCGCCCTTATCGTCCTGACCGATCCTGAAGTCAACCGCTGACAGACCAGCAAGGCCGCAGACAACCGCCCACGACCAGCACGAGCCCCCGAAGGACGGTCACGCCAGAGCCTCCAACCTGCAACCCTGCGCGTATTCCCCTGTGTGCAGCGGCCGTTCCTTGCGGGGCAAACGACCGGCACACTCAGCGACCGGGCCGGGCTACTGTGCCCGTCGTACGGGGCTGACACCGGCCATGGCGGGCGCGCAGACCTCAGACGTCAACCAGTGATACCGGGGAGAGGTTTGACGACGCGCAGCAGGAACCGAACTGGGAGCGTGCTTGTCATGGCCCTTCTGGCCGCGGCGTCGCTTGGTGTGACAGTCACGATGGCCGCTCCGGCTGCCGCGGACGGCTCCTGCAGTGGGCGCGCGAACTGATCAGGAATATTGACGGGGGTACGTCAACATGCTTACGGGGCACAGCGCAACGGGCGGAACGCCTTCCCGGCGGCGGGCACTTCGGCTGGCGGGGAATGGCCTCGCACTGGCCGCACTGGGAGCCGGAGCCGCCGGTTGCCGCGAGGACGTGACCGGCGGCGGAGGCCCCGCAGACAGCGCCCGCCCGCGCCGCGAGGGCACCGGCAGCCCCGGCGCCTCCCCCAAGGACGGGCAGGCCCCCAAGGCACTGTGGACGACATCGACCTCTGCGCAGACCTACGGGGACCGCGACGAACTCGTGGCTGTGGACGGCATGGTGATCGCGACCGGTGATCCGCTGGCCGCTCTCGACGCAGCGACCGGCAAGGAGCGGTGGTCACTGCCGGGCGGCGCCGTCCCCGGTGCGCCGCTGCTGGTCAGCGACGGCACCCTGTACCTGGCCAGCGGCGCATACGACGGCACCGTCGGCGGGTACGACCCGGCGTCGGGCAAGGAGACCTGGCGCGGTCACCTGGGCAAGGAGTACCGGCAACCGAGGCCGATCGCGGTGGACGACGGGCAGGTGTACGTCATCGCCGAGATCCTTGAGGACGACGGCTCGTCCCGTACCAACGTGATCGCTGCGCTGAACAGCAGCACGGGCAAGATGGTGTGGAGGGAGATGCGGGACCTCGGCACCCAACAGAACGGCGTACACGCAGCCGTTCAAGGCCGCCACCTCGTCTACACCGACTTCAAGCAGAACCTCACGGTGCGCGACACCGCCACCGGCAGGCAGATATGGACGCACAAGACGACGAAGACGAACTACGGCACCTTCGCCGTCCACCGGGATCTGGTGATCGTCCCGCAGGGGCGCAGGCTCCAGGCTTTCAACCTGGCCGACGGCGCCGAGAAG contains the following coding sequences:
- a CDS encoding PQQ-binding-like beta-propeller repeat protein, which translates into the protein MLTGHSATGGTPSRRRALRLAGNGLALAALGAGAAGCREDVTGGGGPADSARPRREGTGSPGASPKDGQAPKALWTTSTSAQTYGDRDELVAVDGMVIATGDPLAALDAATGKERWSLPGGAVPGAPLLVSDGTLYLASGAYDGTVGGYDPASGKETWRGHLGKEYRQPRPIAVDDGQVYVIAEILEDDGSSRTNVIAALNSSTGKMVWREMRDLGTQQNGVHAAVQGRHLVYTDFKQNLTVRDTATGRQIWTHKTTKTNYGTFAVHRDLVIVPQGRRLQAFNLADGAEKWSVQTGDFSTFKEPAVLEDELFIADSSKTLRSIEPQTGKESWRSKDLADAKAQAPGQFVRVGGTLYGATDLDKRGGIHAFDTKTGALRWTFNDNSGDYHAWLVATDGTHVFALHGKNLHALPG
- a CDS encoding PIN domain nuclease, encoding MNAAQYLIDTSALARLLRGDAEQFGWDQAAAAGLIATCPITELEFFYSARSPADRAQGTEDMRLLFGWVPVDDRAYDRACRVQELLTQRGQHRSAGAVDLVVAATAELQGLTLLHRDRDFECIAAVTGQALQWYGPEAGK
- a CDS encoding type II toxin-antitoxin system VapB family antitoxin, which gives rise to MSRTVIDLDDQLVADVAKALGTSTKKETVNTALREVLENRRRALALTRLRASAEEGAFDLDLFEDKGNYRR